A stretch of DNA from Lysinibacillus sp. B2A1:
AGCAGCATAATTTAGAATAAAGCCAAGACATGCTGCGACAAATCGATCGAGCACTAAGTACTCACCGACTACTGGCAGCATAGGTAAACCGAAGCAAATTAATAAAAGCTGTAGTAATAGCGGTGTACCACGCATGACATAAATATACGTATGTGCAAGCCAAGAGAGGGGTTTAAAACGGCTCTTTGCTGCTAATGTTAATATGAAACCAAGTGGAATCGATACTAGAATGGCGATGAGAAACAGTAATACTGTCATTTTAGCCCCTTCAAGCATCGGCAAAACCATTGTTTGCCAGTAGTCCGCCATTTCTTCTTCCCTCCAAATAGATTAAGAGCTTCGCAAGGAAACTCTTAACGATTTATAGCATTCAATTATTTTAAAACCTTATCTTCACCAAACCATTTTGTAGAGATTTCAGCAGAAGTGCCATCTTCACTCATTTTATCTAATGCAGCTTGAAGTTTTTCTAATAATGCTTCATTGCCAGGCTTGACACCAACCCCATATTGCTCAGGTGCTAATGATTCATCTAACAATTTGAATGTGTCAGGCTCTTTCGTCATATAATACTCAGCTACAACTGAATCGATAATAACTGCATCTACACGGCCTGTTTTTAAATCTGTTAATGCTAAAACATTATCTCCGAATTCAGTAACTGTTTTAATTTCTTTGTGAATTGGATTTGCATTTAGTGCATTTGCCGCAGAAGACTGTGATTGAAGCCCAACTTCTTTATCAGCTAAATCCTTTAATTCTTTTATAGAAGAATCTTTAAGTGTCATTACAGCCTGTGCGTTTTCTAAGTATGGTTTTGTAAATAATACCTGCTTTTTGCGAGTATCGTTTATCGTATAGCCATTCCAAATTAAATCGATACGACCACTGATTAATTCTACTTCTTTTGTTTTCCATTCAATTGGTTGGAACTCTGCTTCTACGCCCATATGTTCTGCTGCGGCACGAGCTAAGTCGATATCGAAGCCAACGATTTCATTTTTATCGTCTCGGAAGCCCATTGGCGCAAATTTATCGTCAATGCCAATAATTAGTTTTTCTTTATCAGTTGATTTGTTGTCATCAGTTGTTTTATCTGTTCCTGTACCACTTGTTTTCTCCTCTGATGAACCACATGCTGCTAATGCAAACACCACGGCTGTCAGCATGAAAAGTAATACGAATATTCGCTTCATTTTAGCATTCTCCTAACATCATAAATAGATTTCTATTTTCGCTTTCGTTAACTAAATCACTAATGTGATAAAGAATAACATCGTACATTAAAATTGTCAATATCCGTATTGAATTATTAGAAAATGACTACATTTTAGAGCAATCCTTTAATGACTAAGAAAGCTGATAAAAATAAAAAAATAGGGTATATTAAATGAAGCAGATAGAGGAAAGGAACTGCAAGCTAAGGCAAAAACAGTTCCCAGTTTATAATTTATTTTTTTTCTTTTTGTATGGCCTTACGAGCTAAAGCATCAGCAGCTTTATTTTGACTATCTGGGATCCATTTAATAAAAAATAAATCGAAGGTATCTGCAAGTACTAATGCCTTCTCGAGATAAGGTTTAAATTCTTCATTTTTCACATATTCTTTTTCCAAAGAGGCTACAACAATTTTTGAGTCAGAACGAATAGAGACGATGCTTGAACCAAGCTTTTGAGCTTCCTCTAAGCCGCGGACTAAAGCTGTAAACTCTGCAATATGGTTATTGGTAGAACCTATAAACTCGCTAATTTGTATATGATGACTCTCACCTTTAATAAATATACCTATGCCGCTGGGACCTGGATTACCTGCACTTGCAGCATCTATATATACCTCTAACATAAAATCCCTACTTTTTGTTTTATTTTCATTGTACAACAAAGGTGTTTTTTGAAGAAGTTAGTCATGCAAGCCTGATTGTAGATTTAGGTGTAAATAAACAAAATAGTTGCTTGTTCAAAACGTTCACTTCATAATAGTAAGAAGCGAATTTTGGTCAGGGAAGGAGCGAGAGTTCAACATGGATAAAGTGACAGTTATGAAAGATATTGATGAACTGCATGATATGTTTTGCGCGGATTGCTTAGTGATTAAGCAGCTACGTAAAGAGCGCGGAAAGCCAGGAGCTCATCGTTTCTGTATTGAGGCATGCACAGTGGGGGAGCGACTACAGTTTCTTGGAGAAGAGCTTTTAAAAGTATATAGTAAGAAGATGTAAGCAATCAAATTTTATTTTTTAATAAAAATTAATCATATTTACTAAAACTAATGCATAAATAACTATATGATCGGGAATATTACTATTGGTTGGTTACCATAGAAAAAGTTACCTTGTTGTTGGCTCTGCTGATAACAAAGTAGCTTTTTTCTATTTTATATACATAAATGCACCGTACGCTTGAGGAGTATTCTCCAGCGTACGGCGCATTTTTTAGCGAACTTTGCCCATAGAAAAACAATAACAGAATATTGGTCACTCAAGTATTTTTTGAAATGATTTTAGTGGGTCTTTCATTATCCATTTAGGATTAGGAAAACGAGGTTACTCACTATTTAGTAGCAGCATAATTACTTAAGTCTTGATAATATTTTGTAAGAGAGGAAGCAGAAATATCGAACGACGCAGCGATTTCTTTCGCAGTTAAGGATAGGGTCTCGAATAACGCCTTTTCTTGCCCATAGCGAATCGCACCAGCAGCAATGGCAGCTTCTTTGCGTGCAGATGGTTGTCCTTCAATTAAATAATCCTCTAAAAGCTCTAACATCGGAGCAGTCTCACGATCATTTTGCTCAAGGAAATCCTTTACTTGAGTTAAGACATTGCTCTCAAAGTTTGTGAATTCCTCTCCTTTATAGCCATTAAATACAAGTAATTCCCAGAAGGATAGATGTTCTTCTTTCAGGAATGCGCTTGCCTTTTTCTCTGAGCCCTCAAAGGATTTCTTAAATTGCTCAAATACTTTTGCATGATCTTGAGGGAAAAAGATCAGTGTTGAAACAGCTAAATAATGCTCTAATTTTTTTGATCCGTCTGGTAAGAGGAAGGCAAAAACATGCATACCTTCAGGGATTGGCTTGTCGTTTTCTCGACGAATATAAATTTCTTCATTTGTTAGCACATGGATAGCCTTGAAATAATTTTCTTCTACAGTGGAGACAGACCCAATAAATAAATTAGGCTGTGACCAATTTTCTAAAACCTTTAAAGTAGAAGGTCTTACCGTTTTTTTCTTTGTTTTCTTTAAATAGCCTTTCCAAATAGATGGCTCTTGATGGAAGAAGAAGTCATCTAATGCAACTGCCTCAATCAGTTCTCTTTGTAACACGCTCTCTAGTTTAGGCTGCCATGTTGCTACATGCTCGATATAGGCACGAACATCTTTACGCTCAGGATATTCCATGTAAAATGTTTGCAGCACACGCTCTAATTCTTCAATTGCTACAGTTTCAACTGTTACCTGCTGTTTACCTTCACAACATTTTTTGTATTTTTTGCCGCTACCGCATGGGCATGGATCATTACGTTTTACCATAATTAGATACACTTCCTTTGAAAATTGTTAGTCGGTTTTTGCTAAATAAATTGCATACATTTAATAATAACGGTACTTTTGTATGAAGAAAAATGATTGTCTATTTAGAAATATCAAAAAAATGTAGAGGGACGCCCTAGTTCTAGTATATGTACACATTTTCCTGATTAGAACCAAAAAAGAAAACCATCTACGCTTATAGTAAAGCATAGATGGTTTTTAAAGAATAGTTGTAATTAGCCTTTTATTGCTTCCATTTCCACCGTTAATCTCTCCAACTCATCAATAAGATGGCCAATATAAGCAATTGTCTCACGAAGCGGTTGATCGGTTGTAACATCAACCCCTGCCATTTGAGCAAGTTCTACGGGTGACTTTGTACCGCCAGCCTGAAGGACAGCTAACCATTCTTCAACAGCCTTATCACCTTCTTTTAATATACGCTGAGATACTTGTGTAGAAATCGTTAAGCCAGCACTATATGTGTATGGATATAAGCCCATATAATAATGAGGCTGACGTATCCAAGTAAGCTCTGCACCTTCGATAATATCGACAGTATCGCCCCAAAAATCTTCTAGAACAGTACGTTTTAATTGATTTAAAATTGTAGCATTAACAGCTTCACCAGCGTCAATTAATTCATATACTTTTCGCTGATAGGCTGCTTCTAGTAAATGTGTGACAAAGTTATGATAATAGGTTTTGGACACAATATTAGAAATAACCCATCGTTTAAAGCGAAGATCATTATTATGTGTTAATAAATAATTGGCTAGCAGCATTTCGTTCATTGTTGATGGTGCTTCGATAAAGTATAATGACGGTCGACTATTAAAATAAGATTGATGGGCATGCGTATTGGCAAAGTGACCTGCGTGTCCAAGTTCGTGAATAAGTGTGAAGACCTCATTCATACGCTCATTCCACGACATTAAAATATACGGATGACTGCCATATGGGCTTGAACAGAAGGCACCAGTAGATTTTCCTTTGTTTGGCGCGAAATCGATCCAACGTTCATTAAACGCTTTTTCAATCATGTTTGTATAATCTTGACCGAGTACTGCTAACGCATTTTCAACATAATTTTTCGCCTCAGCCATTGTTAGCCTTGGATCATAATCTGAATCAAGGGCAATTTTTAAATCAGCAAATGTCATATTATCGATACCATTTGCTTTTTGAATCAACTTAGCATAGCGGCGCATATGTGGGGCAAGCTCTTTTGTAATAAGGTCTATTTGACGATTATAGAGTGAACGATCGACTTCCTGATCAAATAATAGGTAATCAATGACTGAGTCAAAGCCTCGTAAATCAGCTATTGTTTTTTCCTGTTGAATGTGCGTGTTATAAATTTTGGCAGTAGTATGCTGATATTCTCGTAACTTATTCGAGAATGCTTTAAATGCTGAACGGCGCACATTTGTATCTGCCTCGAATTCCCAGCCGTTTTCATATAAAACAAAGCTTAATGGATGTTTTTCACCATTTGCCTCAAATTCTCCAAAATGCATATCTACTAATTTTGCAGTATTGTATGTTTCGTAAGGCGCCTCAAAAGTAGCGTTTAATGCAGCTAATGCTTTTTCCACTTCTGGATGTAGCTGATGGGGCTTTCGTTTTAACAAATCTTCTATATATAGCTTGTAAACAGGGCTTAGAAGACTAGCTTCCTTTAAAATTTCTTCGTCTAATGATAGCAATTCACTACGTACAAAAGATAGTGAGCTAGTTATTTTTCCGACTGCTGTACTAAATTTTGCAGCACGCATTTGGGCTACATCATCTGTATGATCTGCTTGAATAGTTAAGCTGGCATAAGTACCAATTGGAACAATGCTTTTTTCTAATGCCTCAAAAGCTGTGAGAACCTCAATGACCTTTTGAGCATCTATAATTGTACCTTGATAATTGCGCTCAAAGTGCAATGCATCTTCTACAAGCTGCGCTAAAACAGGCTCAAAATCTGCATCATTTTCAAGTAAATCCTTCAAATTCCACGTTTGTTCTACAGGTACATCTTTTCGTAATGGTAAAACCTCCATCAATAAACACCCCTTTAAAAGTAAGTGACTTAATTATAACGAAACTATTTCGGAAAGTGAAATAATTTCAGAGAATAGTTTAAATATTCTTAATGAAGAAAGAATAACAAAATCTCATCCCAAAATAGTTGTGTTTGAAAATAGGTCAATTGGGAAAAATGTGTGTATAGCCAATCATGAATGTAACGCATACTAATGGCTAGAACAATTGACACGATGGAGGAGAAATGATGACACAAAATTTAAACAAACAATTGAATAAGCTTGTAGCAACATGGTCTGTACTTTATACGAAATTGCATAATTATCATTGGTATGTGACAGGGAACGCCTTCTTTACACTGCATGCAAAATTTGAAGAATTATATAATGAAACAACCTTAAATCTCGATGACACTGCGGAGCGCATTCTTTCCAAAGATGGTAAGCCTGTCGCGACGTTAAAAGAGCATCTTGAGCTATCATATGTAGAAGAGGCAACAGGAAATGAAACATCCGAAGAAATGGTGGCAACAACGATTTCAGATTTCCAAAAATTGATGAAAGCATTAAACTCAACAATGGAGCTAGCTGCGGAGGAAGGGGATGACCGCACAGAGGATATGCTAAATGCCATGTACCAATCTCTAGAAAAGCATACGTGGATGTTAAAAGCCTTCCTTGGTAAATAAAATAGAGTCAAGCAAATGGGATTTTTAAGAATAGGCAATTGGAGCAGCTTCAGCTCCAATTAGCCTATTTTTTATCTTTATACGAAGGTGACAAAAAAGAAACAGATATCAATTTATTATTACAATTATAACAGTTTGGTAAAGGATGTATGAAAAGGGTTTTTACAGAAGAGAGTAGGGTAATATCCTAGTAAGCCATACAACTTAGGAGGAATTGAACATGATGAATGAACAAAACCCACAAATTGAAGTGGCACATACAAGGGAAGAAATGTTTCAAATTTTAGAAAGAATGCGATTAGAAGGCTATCACACAGAGGACATTCATATTATTGCAAAGGATGCCAATCAATTCGAGGATGTTAAATGGGATGCTAATGTGAAAACTCATGAGGCCGGTAATTGGCTAGATCAATTTAAATCGTGGTTCACTGGTGATACAGCAGTAACAGAAGGCTTAAAGCGTTTCGATCTAACTGAGGGACAAACAGCCTATTATGCACAGCTAGTGGAGCAAGGAGCCATTGTTTTATTTGCAGAGCGTGAAGATTTAGTTGATCCCAAGACAACAGTCTATTCAGAAGAAAACCGTTATCGACATGATCCGCTAGATCCACGTTTAACAGCACCTGAATCGCTAAATGGTGAAACAGCTGCACAACGAGAAGAACGATTAATGGCCGAGGAACGTATGAATGAGGCGGAGCAATTAAGAAGATATTTATAGAGATAAAAGGGGCTGTCCTAAAAGTCCCTAAATAAAAAGGTCGATTTGGAAAACGAGTAGTTTTCCAAATCGACCTTTTTCCTTTTGGCTTAAATTAGCGAGGCGGATGCCAGCTACCTTAAGTAGGTTATGGGCGATTGCTACGAGTCCAAATTCTGTTCGGACCTTAGTTAGCCCACGCAATAAAAATCGCGTAAACGACCGATTGCCCTTGATGTCACCGAACACAGTTTCGACATCCACTTTGCGCTTCGCATAAAGGGCTGCTTTTTGTTCGTCATCAAGGGCTGCTCGTGCCTTTGCTTTCATTTCTTCATAGACCGGATTCAAGTGGACTTGACGATTGCCTTTTGCTTTTGTACAAAGCGCTTTCAACGGACAATCTGTACAATCCTCACATTCATAAATTTTGTAGTCTTGTTCGTATCCTCCGGTATTTTTTCGTTGACTATAGCGTTTAAATATCACCTTCCGATTGTTCGGACAAATAAAGACATCCTCTTCCTCGCGATAGGGCCAGTTTTGCACCTTCGAAATATCCTGTTTATATTTTTTTGTTTGTTCCTTTACATACGTGTTATACGGAGCCAGTAATTCAAATAGTGGTTCCTTTTCTTCGCCAATCGCAAATAAGTAATTTTCTTCACTCGCATAGCCCGCGTCTGCTATCACCTGTATTGGCGCTTTGGGTAACGCTTCGAGTAGTTGTTTCATAAATGGTTGGAAACAACGTGTGTCTCCTGGTCGTTGAAATAACTCGTATCCGATAATGAACTGATATTGTGTGGCCACTTGTACATTGTACCCAGCTTTTAATTGACCGTTTTTCATATGATCATCTTTCATTCGCATAAACGTGGCATCCGGGTCTGTTTTCGAATAACTACCACGTTCACCAAGAATTTCTCTTTGCGCTTCATAACGTGCTAGTCTTGGCAGATAATCCGTTTCAATCGTTTGGATGTGTTTTTTGCGTTTAGATTTCTCCATTCGAAGTCGTTTTCTTTCCTCTTTGTCCGTTGTCTGTTCATATTGACCTTCTAACGCTTGCACTTCCTCCGTTAGTTGTTCGACTGTCTTTGCTAGTTGTTCTTCTAGTTTGTCCTCACGTAACTCTTGGGTTGTCACAGCACGCACATCTTTTATCAGCGATTGGATCTTATCACGTAGCTTTTGGTCGTGATTGGCAATCGCTTTGCCCCATACAAACGAATATTTATTGGCGTTCGCTTCAATTTTCGTACCATCCACAAACATGTGCTCAAGGTCAATGAATTCTTGCTCCATCAGTTGAAGGAGGAATTGTTCAAACACCTCCTCTATGATGGCTGGCATACGAACACCACGGAAATCATTGATGGTACGATGGTCAGGTTCTTGCATGCCTGCTAACCACATAGCGGGTAGACTTTCTTCGACCATTCGTTTCATACTTCGGCTAGAATAAGTTTTTTGCGTGTAGGCATATAAAATGACTTTCAGTAACATTTTAGGATGATAAGGGGCACGACCACCACCTACGTAATGGGAAAATAACAATTCATCTGGAATAGATTCCACCATTTCATCGACCAAACGCGCTACATGATGCTCAGGAATATAGGATTCGATATCAATAATCATCATACTTTGACGATTTGTATAAGGCTGGAACACAAGAGGTTTAGGATGTTTCTGAGAGATGCCCGCCTCTGAAATTCCTTCTAGAGTCATTTCCATTTGCATGTTATAATCTGCTTGAGTAATCATTTGGTTATTCATTAAAAATCGTCCTTTCTGTTGAATGTGGTCTGGTAACTTCATTTTACAAAAGAGGGCGGTTTTTTTGTATACAAAAATGGAAAAAGGCTGTACCGAAAAGTCAATTTACATCGACTTTTCGGACAGCCCCTTCTTTGTTTATGGGATAATAACTATACTTCTACTAGCTCTACCAC
This window harbors:
- a CDS encoding amino acid ABC transporter substrate-binding protein, whose protein sequence is MKRIFVLLFMLTAVVFALAACGSSEEKTSGTGTDKTTDDNKSTDKEKLIIGIDDKFAPMGFRDDKNEIVGFDIDLARAAAEHMGVEAEFQPIEWKTKEVELISGRIDLIWNGYTINDTRKKQVLFTKPYLENAQAVMTLKDSSIKELKDLADKEVGLQSQSSAANALNANPIHKEIKTVTEFGDNVLALTDLKTGRVDAVIIDSVVAEYYMTKEPDTFKLLDESLAPEQYGVGVKPGNEALLEKLQAALDKMSEDGTSAEISTKWFGEDKVLK
- the pepF gene encoding oligoendopeptidase F, producing the protein MEVLPLRKDVPVEQTWNLKDLLENDADFEPVLAQLVEDALHFERNYQGTIIDAQKVIEVLTAFEALEKSIVPIGTYASLTIQADHTDDVAQMRAAKFSTAVGKITSSLSFVRSELLSLDEEILKEASLLSPVYKLYIEDLLKRKPHQLHPEVEKALAALNATFEAPYETYNTAKLVDMHFGEFEANGEKHPLSFVLYENGWEFEADTNVRRSAFKAFSNKLREYQHTTAKIYNTHIQQEKTIADLRGFDSVIDYLLFDQEVDRSLYNRQIDLITKELAPHMRRYAKLIQKANGIDNMTFADLKIALDSDYDPRLTMAEAKNYVENALAVLGQDYTNMIEKAFNERWIDFAPNKGKSTGAFCSSPYGSHPYILMSWNERMNEVFTLIHELGHAGHFANTHAHQSYFNSRPSLYFIEAPSTMNEMLLANYLLTHNNDLRFKRWVISNIVSKTYYHNFVTHLLEAAYQRKVYELIDAGEAVNATILNQLKRTVLEDFWGDTVDIIEGAELTWIRQPHYYMGLYPYTYSAGLTISTQVSQRILKEGDKAVEEWLAVLQAGGTKSPVELAQMAGVDVTTDQPLRETIAYIGHLIDELERLTVEMEAIKG
- a CDS encoding DNA starvation/stationary phase protection protein; translation: MTQNLNKQLNKLVATWSVLYTKLHNYHWYVTGNAFFTLHAKFEELYNETTLNLDDTAERILSKDGKPVATLKEHLELSYVEEATGNETSEEMVATTISDFQKLMKALNSTMELAAEEGDDRTEDMLNAMYQSLEKHTWMLKAFLGK
- a CDS encoding zinc-finger domain-containing protein yields the protein MDKVTVMKDIDELHDMFCADCLVIKQLRKERGKPGAHRFCIEACTVGERLQFLGEELLKVYSKKM
- a CDS encoding metal-binding protein — translated: MVKRNDPCPCGSGKKYKKCCEGKQQVTVETVAIEELERVLQTFYMEYPERKDVRAYIEHVATWQPKLESVLQRELIEAVALDDFFFHQEPSIWKGYLKKTKKKTVRPSTLKVLENWSQPNLFIGSVSTVEENYFKAIHVLTNEEIYIRRENDKPIPEGMHVFAFLLPDGSKKLEHYLAVSTLIFFPQDHAKVFEQFKKSFEGSEKKASAFLKEEHLSFWELLVFNGYKGEEFTNFESNVLTQVKDFLEQNDRETAPMLELLEDYLIEGQPSARKEAAIAAGAIRYGQEKALFETLSLTAKEIAASFDISASSLTKYYQDLSNYAATK
- the rnhA gene encoding ribonuclease HI (An endonuclease that specifically degrades the RNA strand of RNA-DNA hybrids), with translation MLEVYIDAASAGNPGPSGIGIFIKGESHHIQISEFIGSTNNHIAEFTALVRGLEEAQKLGSSIVSIRSDSKIVVASLEKEYVKNEEFKPYLEKALVLADTFDLFFIKWIPDSQNKAADALARKAIQKEKK